One Weissella ceti DNA window includes the following coding sequences:
- the secG gene encoding preprotein translocase subunit SecG, which yields MYDTLLTAMLIVGFLIIVAVLMQPSKQQDALSALSGGGGDLFATQKARGFQAVMQRITAILGGIWFVLGLALVYLSSH from the coding sequence ATGTACGATACGTTATTGACGGCAATGTTGATTGTCGGATTCTTAATTATTGTTGCGGTGCTAATGCAACCATCTAAGCAACAAGACGCCCTATCTGCATTGTCAGGTGGTGGTGGTGATCTATTCGCAACTCAAAAAGCTCGAGGATTCCAAGCTGTTATGCAACGCATTACAGCGATCCTTGGCGGAATTTGGTTCGTGCTAGGTCTTGCATTAGTCTACCTATCTTCACATTAA
- the rnr gene encoding ribonuclease R, with protein MTEDNLQNQLYGFLKANSSQAFPAQTLVDGLRLDETNAFTKVVQALAALERVEKIKVTDDGDFQYNEQKEGVISNFRANDRGFGFAHYDDNEPDIFINPDNTLFALQGDEVRVKFLSKGDGDRGPEGQVVEIVNHGRSQVVGTYKAGSEYTNFVGSIKITDKKTASYQFLVKEGGVEANDGEVVVATIDEYPNQDTPKRMTGTILKSIGHQDDPGVDILEVVYNHELPHIFPEDAMKEAEEVPDVVLDSEREGREDVTDQTLVTIDSIESKDLDDAVVVERLDNGNFHLGVHIADVSHYIQEKTALDAEAYNRGTSVYLTDRVIPMLPRKISNGIASLNPGVDRLAMSCEMEFTPTGELVNHRIHQSVMRSHARMTYKAVNAILEGDEETREEYAELVPMFEAMNMLHNALAAKRKERGAIEFDAPEAKIIVDETGKPTDIELRERGTSERMIESFMLAANETVAMHYDLANVPFMYRIHQQPDKERVAKFFEFAKALGCPVKANPEKVKPSDFQQIHKYFLGRPEEQMVSMMMLRAMQQAKYSDDPVGHFGIGADYYTHFTSPIRRYPDLIVHRLIKWYEQNGMGEEAQAKYRGKLAEIASETSMKERRSVDTERDVDAMKKTEFMEDKVNQEFDAVVNGVMKFGMFVSLPNTVEGLIHTSNLTDDFYHFDESHQALIGRRFHHIYQVGQPVKVRLVRVDKEQSALDFVLVDPKDAPLTDIKVPEPRKPFNKNGKKPFNGPKGGNFNKKPNGKPMDHKEAHAKRTNTKHK; from the coding sequence ATGACAGAAGACAATCTACAAAACCAACTATATGGTTTTCTAAAAGCCAATTCTAGTCAAGCTTTCCCAGCCCAAACACTAGTTGATGGGCTACGTTTAGACGAGACCAATGCTTTCACAAAAGTTGTGCAAGCACTTGCGGCCTTGGAACGTGTTGAAAAGATCAAAGTCACAGACGATGGTGATTTCCAATACAATGAACAAAAGGAAGGCGTGATTAGTAACTTCCGTGCAAATGACCGTGGATTCGGATTTGCACATTATGATGATAATGAACCAGATATCTTTATCAACCCAGACAACACGTTGTTCGCCCTACAAGGGGATGAAGTCCGTGTAAAGTTCCTATCTAAGGGAGACGGAGATCGTGGTCCTGAAGGACAAGTTGTTGAAATCGTGAACCATGGACGTAGCCAAGTTGTTGGAACGTACAAGGCCGGCAGCGAATATACAAACTTTGTGGGATCAATTAAGATCACTGATAAGAAGACTGCCTCATACCAATTCTTGGTTAAAGAAGGTGGTGTAGAAGCGAATGACGGTGAAGTCGTTGTCGCAACTATTGATGAATATCCTAACCAAGATACGCCTAAGCGTATGACTGGAACAATCTTGAAGTCTATTGGACATCAAGATGATCCAGGGGTTGATATCTTAGAAGTTGTTTACAACCACGAATTACCACACATTTTCCCTGAAGATGCGATGAAGGAAGCTGAAGAAGTTCCAGATGTTGTCTTGGATAGCGAACGCGAAGGCCGTGAAGACGTGACGGACCAAACTTTGGTTACAATTGACTCAATCGAATCAAAGGACTTGGACGACGCCGTTGTTGTTGAACGACTAGACAATGGAAACTTCCACCTAGGAGTTCACATTGCTGACGTTTCACACTACATTCAAGAAAAGACAGCATTGGATGCGGAAGCCTACAACCGTGGGACATCAGTTTACTTGACTGACCGTGTTATTCCAATGTTGCCACGTAAGATTTCTAACGGAATCGCTTCATTGAACCCTGGTGTTGACCGTTTGGCAATGTCATGTGAGATGGAATTCACACCAACTGGAGAATTGGTTAACCACCGTATTCACCAATCAGTGATGCGTTCCCACGCTCGTATGACTTACAAGGCCGTTAACGCGATTCTTGAAGGAGATGAAGAAACACGTGAAGAATACGCAGAACTAGTCCCTATGTTTGAAGCAATGAACATGTTGCACAATGCATTGGCTGCTAAGCGTAAGGAACGTGGAGCCATTGAATTCGATGCACCTGAAGCAAAGATTATTGTGGACGAAACTGGAAAGCCAACTGATATTGAACTACGTGAACGTGGAACATCAGAACGTATGATTGAATCATTCATGTTGGCGGCTAATGAAACAGTTGCGATGCACTATGACTTGGCCAACGTACCATTCATGTATCGTATTCACCAACAACCTGATAAGGAACGTGTTGCTAAGTTCTTCGAATTTGCCAAGGCGTTGGGATGCCCAGTTAAGGCGAACCCTGAAAAGGTTAAGCCAAGTGACTTCCAACAAATCCACAAGTACTTCTTGGGTCGCCCAGAAGAACAAATGGTTTCAATGATGATGCTGCGTGCTATGCAACAAGCTAAGTACTCAGATGATCCAGTTGGTCACTTTGGTATCGGTGCGGACTACTACACACACTTCACATCACCAATTCGTCGTTACCCTGACTTGATTGTGCACCGCTTGATTAAGTGGTACGAACAAAATGGTATGGGTGAAGAAGCGCAAGCAAAGTACCGTGGTAAGTTGGCTGAAATTGCATCAGAAACTTCAATGAAGGAACGTCGTTCTGTTGATACTGAACGTGATGTTGATGCGATGAAGAAGACTGAATTCATGGAAGATAAGGTTAACCAAGAATTTGATGCCGTTGTTAACGGCGTTATGAAGTTTGGAATGTTCGTTTCACTGCCTAACACAGTTGAAGGATTGATCCACACGTCTAACCTAACTGATGATTTCTACCACTTCGATGAATCACACCAAGCATTGATTGGGCGTCGTTTCCACCACATCTACCAAGTTGGACAACCTGTTAAGGTTCGTTTGGTACGTGTTGACAAGGAACAAAGCGCGCTTGATTTTGTTTTGGTAGACCCTAAGGATGCACCATTGACAGACATCAAGGTTCCTGAACCTCGTAAGCCATTCAATAAGAACGGTAAGAAACCTTTCAATGGACCTAAGGGTGGCAACTTCAACAAGAAGCCAAATGGTAAGCCAATGGATCATAAGGAAGCTCACGCAAAGCGTACAAACACTAAGCACAAGTAA
- the smpB gene encoding SsrA-binding protein SmpB has product MAKKQKVTQDALATNKKARHDYAIGETFEAGMALTGTEIKSVRAGRVTIADGFVQIRHGEAWLDNVHISPFEQGNQFNHEPVHPRRLLLHKKEIRALAAATDQQGKTIVPLKIYLKRGFAKVLIGVATGKHNYDKRHDLKKRDQERDIQRALRDR; this is encoded by the coding sequence ATGGCCAAAAAGCAAAAAGTAACACAAGATGCCTTAGCAACAAATAAGAAAGCTCGCCATGACTATGCGATTGGTGAGACGTTTGAAGCGGGGATGGCGCTAACTGGTACAGAAATCAAGTCTGTACGAGCTGGTCGTGTAACAATCGCAGATGGCTTTGTTCAAATTCGCCATGGTGAAGCCTGGTTGGATAATGTGCATATTAGTCCATTCGAACAAGGAAACCAATTCAATCACGAACCGGTTCATCCGCGCCGACTATTACTGCATAAAAAGGAAATCCGCGCCTTAGCCGCGGCAACCGATCAACAAGGTAAAACAATTGTGCCGCTTAAAATTTATTTGAAGCGTGGTTTTGCCAAAGTACTTATTGGTGTTGCAACTGGTAAGCACAATTATGACAAGCGCCACGACTTAAAGAAACGTGATCAAGAACGCGATATTCAACGCGCACTACGTGACCGTTAA